One Thauera sp. K11 DNA window includes the following coding sequences:
- the paaI gene encoding hydroxyphenylacetyl-CoA thioesterase PaaI, producing MTDKHITPEEAQALAEAVADAMWSRDRAAQALGMRIDSVGPGRATLSMPVRGDMVNGHHICHGGLIFTLADTAFAYACNAYNRNTVASGCNIDFVAPGKEGDTLQAEAVERSLSGRTGVYDITVRDGAGKTVALFRGKSYRIAGEVIAGLAAEQA from the coding sequence ATGACTGACAAGCACATCACCCCCGAAGAAGCCCAGGCGCTGGCCGAGGCCGTCGCCGACGCGATGTGGTCGCGCGACCGCGCCGCCCAGGCGCTCGGCATGCGCATCGACAGCGTCGGCCCCGGCCGCGCCACGCTGAGCATGCCGGTGCGCGGCGACATGGTGAATGGCCACCACATCTGCCACGGCGGCCTCATCTTCACGCTCGCCGACACCGCCTTCGCCTACGCCTGCAACGCCTACAACCGCAACACCGTCGCCTCGGGCTGCAACATCGACTTCGTCGCACCCGGCAAGGAAGGCGACACGCTGCAGGCGGAGGCCGTCGAGCGCTCGCTGTCGGGCCGCACCGGCGTGTATGACATCACCGTGCGCGACGGCGCCGGCAAGACCGTCGCCCTGTTCCGGGGCAAAAGCTATCGCATCGCCGGCGAGGTGATCGCCGGCCTCGCCGCGGAACAGGCCTGA